TTGCGAAAGGGTTCGTTTACATCCATCAGGGCTCCTGCCGGCGGTCAGGGGCTGAGTCTAAAACCTGCCGCCAGAGTTGATGAAATTGCCGCACTTCTTCTTCATCCACAATCTGGATGGCAAAACCGGCGTGCACCATGACATGTTGTCCGATCTGCACATCCGGCACATAGTCGAGGCAGACCATTTTACGAATGCCGTTGAAATCCACCCGCCCCATGAGCATGCCGTCCTGCTGCTCGAGATTTTCCACTCTTCCGGGGATGGCCAGACACATAACCACTCCTGCGTCATCTTTAAACGCGGTTTACATAGTGATTCTTGATTTTATTTGCATTCTGCACTTGGGC
This window of the bacterium genome carries:
- a CDS encoding HypC/HybG/HupF family hydrogenase formation chaperone; amino-acid sequence: MCLAIPGRVENLEQQDGMLMGRVDFNGIRKMVCLDYVPDVQIGQHVMVHAGFAIQIVDEEEVRQFHQLWRQVLDSAPDRRQEP